A single window of Martelella sp. NC20 DNA harbors:
- a CDS encoding YqaA family protein, which yields MLRRLYNWTLSLAGKRNAEGVLFGISFAESSFFPIPPDVLLIPMVIARPAKWFRIALICTLASILGAIAGYLIGMFLFEQVARPILDFYGKQHSFDRIAEWYNRWGGWGVLFAAITPFPYKVLTIFSGATGLNFGIFLLVSVIGRSFRFFLVAWLLNRYGPPIRDFIEKYLGLLFTVFVILLAGGFYLVKYVF from the coding sequence ATGCTGCGCAGACTTTACAACTGGACGCTTTCGCTCGCCGGCAAGCGCAATGCCGAAGGCGTTCTTTTCGGAATATCGTTTGCCGAGAGTTCGTTCTTTCCGATCCCGCCGGATGTGCTGTTGATCCCGATGGTGATTGCCCGGCCGGCAAAATGGTTCCGGATCGCGCTGATCTGCACCCTGGCATCTATCCTCGGCGCGATCGCCGGCTATCTGATCGGCATGTTCCTGTTCGAGCAGGTTGCCCGGCCGATCCTCGATTTCTACGGCAAGCAGCACTCCTTCGACCGGATCGCCGAATGGTACAACAGATGGGGCGGCTGGGGCGTGCTGTTCGCCGCCATCACGCCGTTTCCCTACAAGGTGCTGACGATCTTTTCCGGCGCCACGGGCCTGAATTTCGGCATTTTCCTTCTCGTCAGCGTGATCGGACGCTCGTTCCGCTTTTTCCTGGTCGCCTGGCTGCTCAACCGTTACGGCCCGCCGATCCGCGATTTCATCGAGAAATATCTCGGTCTTCTTTTCACCGTATTCGTCATTCTTCTGGCGGGTGGGTTCTATCTCGTCAAATACGTGTTCTAA
- a CDS encoding ester cyclase yields MEEARLPLIYRDYIACLNERDWTKLGEFVDSDVAHNGRELGLAGYRGMLERNVRDIPDLRFETDLLVVQPPQIGSRLKFDCRPIGSFFDLPINGLRVIFYENVFYRFDRGCIVQVWSIVDKAAIEAQLGA; encoded by the coding sequence GTGGAAGAAGCCAGGCTGCCCCTCATCTACCGCGACTATATCGCCTGCCTCAACGAGCGCGACTGGACGAAACTGGGCGAATTTGTCGACAGCGATGTTGCGCATAATGGCCGTGAACTCGGGTTGGCCGGCTACCGGGGTATGCTCGAGCGGAACGTCCGAGACATTCCCGATCTGCGTTTCGAAACGGACTTGCTGGTCGTTCAACCGCCGCAGATCGGCAGCCGTTTGAAGTTTGATTGCAGGCCAATCGGATCGTTCTTTGACCTGCCGATCAATGGTCTCCGCGTGATCTTTTACGAGAATGTCTTCTATCGTTTCGATCGGGGCTGCATCGTCCAAGTGTGGTCGATTGTGGACAAAGCGGCGATTGAAGCCCAGCTTGGGGCGTGA
- a CDS encoding DUF2169 family type VI secretion system accessory protein, producing MLDRNTTGFAAIGFEQTHRDGGPMGVVAVRGCYDLSADGSLTLAPTQELVLADEYEGDPQARPLIRCSDLVPFRPKADITVLTRTYPRAADTATGWKTGVKLGDHAYVIDVTGDRRWSFSESGGWQLAPPNSLSRTLVDYRIAASDTVEGAPPDDSIPDNPLGARRLEARYLDQEKTWPHPMLFSASDTQGREAMDARHEVAGFAPVPPFWRLRQQYAGTYGKAWLENRHPRLPEDFDYAFYQYANPRLIYPGYLKGDEEVFLAAVLPGGRNLVFNLPGVRPVAHYQWIDDREVFVRLNCDGVHVDTREEPFTVAITWRAWLPVCPQFFKIDLFAGSLDEARTYPVSTLHGLEGTEEPEAAVASGEQSEAGGAT from the coding sequence ATGCTGGACAGGAACACGACCGGCTTCGCGGCCATCGGTTTCGAACAGACCCATCGCGACGGCGGCCCGATGGGCGTAGTCGCGGTTCGCGGCTGCTACGACCTCAGTGCCGACGGCAGCCTGACGCTCGCGCCGACGCAAGAACTGGTGCTGGCGGATGAATATGAAGGCGACCCCCAGGCCAGACCGCTCATTCGATGTTCTGATCTGGTCCCGTTTCGCCCGAAAGCCGATATCACGGTTTTGACCCGGACCTATCCGCGCGCGGCCGACACCGCGACTGGCTGGAAAACCGGGGTCAAGCTCGGCGACCACGCCTATGTGATCGATGTGACCGGCGATCGCCGCTGGTCGTTTTCGGAATCCGGCGGCTGGCAGCTTGCTCCGCCGAACAGTCTGTCGCGCACGCTGGTCGATTACCGGATCGCCGCCAGCGACACGGTCGAAGGCGCACCGCCGGACGATAGCATTCCGGACAACCCGCTTGGCGCGCGCCGGCTCGAAGCCCGATACCTCGACCAGGAAAAGACCTGGCCCCACCCCATGCTGTTTTCCGCCAGCGATACGCAAGGCCGGGAGGCGATGGATGCGCGCCACGAGGTTGCCGGCTTCGCTCCCGTCCCGCCCTTCTGGCGTCTGCGCCAGCAATATGCGGGCACCTATGGCAAGGCGTGGCTGGAAAACCGTCATCCGCGCCTGCCGGAGGATTTTGACTACGCCTTTTATCAATACGCCAATCCGCGCCTCATCTATCCGGGTTATCTGAAAGGCGATGAGGAGGTGTTTCTGGCGGCGGTACTGCCCGGCGGCAGGAACCTGGTCTTCAACCTTCCGGGTGTCCGGCCGGTGGCGCATTACCAGTGGATCGACGACCGCGAAGTGTTCGTCCGGCTGAACTGTGATGGCGTCCATGTCGATACCCGCGAAGAGCCCTTCACCGTCGCCATCACCTGGCGGGCCTGGCTGCCGGTCTGCCCGCAATTCTTCAAGATCGACCTCTTCGCCGGATCGCTCGATGAAGCCCGGACATATCCGGTTTCCACCCTCCACGGGCTTGAGGGCACGGAAGAACCTGAAGCGGCAGTCGCCAGCGGCGAACAATCGGAAGCGGGAGGCGCAACATGA
- a CDS encoding beta strand repeat-containing protein, which yields MQTIKRWKDRGTRHGGKSMLLASAALTVMMMNAGLAKADNECGSGSPVFCKASSYGNITYPDGGVVLLENSDMIVTGNITIGSLSNSGGQAFFSASLYRSISGAINVSAPTDGAVIGINTPSITGVPAITGPIAATAAGTGDASITIHQDVWVRSAMSSRAVASYQKNSGDAVVTIEAGAFIDQVGDSLAVLTENIGSGNAVVNINGGTIRNEGGAIVRADNQGIGNTSITLASGRIVGAGANSVGLEAHATSDGSTASVIVTSGTIENTAEAIDVYHRDGDGTALVSIDETTGETKIDGEIYIDATVTQFKLFDGDLSTTIPGGFEGVVILDSAVATADLMGGTITTFKDSASAAVYLTNSDYNEDPDMLEANLIGTKINISGNGGAAFFLDVFDNDRNSQVNISGGSIRDQGATSRTQAVTFEPDGLNDTFGFDMSGGLIQLDAQDAVGVLVTTGAGTNYEFDLSGGEISIDKGTVIFIDVPIDNLDSLNGAISVSVAIGEKMTASGGKALLDNWNTSEDTVIDFTTSGTVAGDIFGGAGKINFAWTGGTFKNNFYGQRGDDTATLSGIYFGSTPINNVFDGGEADDGQDTQADIDTISFTKGLTATRLNAENILNWEKLSVENAAIGFTGSQLVLDGYSSGNSNDLGDFTIGTSSAVTLETSIQISANMTISNALSILGDSAPEISGNFQNDGSIRMNDGTARGSLKIGGDYSAGSSQSPGYGTLSVNVDLAGGMSDQVIIQGTISGRTKVVLNKIMDAPMPEDGILIVKAPENSPSYAFSGSLISGANTYHIGFRNTSGNGMPSGYYLMP from the coding sequence ATGCAGACGATAAAGCGTTGGAAGGACCGTGGCACGCGACACGGCGGCAAGAGCATGCTGCTGGCATCGGCGGCGCTCACGGTCATGATGATGAACGCCGGATTGGCCAAGGCCGATAACGAATGCGGCAGCGGATCGCCGGTCTTTTGCAAGGCCAGCAGCTACGGCAACATCACCTATCCGGATGGCGGCGTGGTGTTGCTCGAAAACAGCGACATGATCGTCACCGGGAACATCACGATCGGTTCTCTTTCAAACAGCGGCGGCCAAGCATTTTTCTCGGCCTCGCTATACCGGTCGATCAGCGGTGCCATCAACGTCTCAGCGCCAACAGACGGCGCTGTGATCGGGATCAACACGCCGAGTATCACCGGTGTGCCGGCGATAACGGGGCCGATCGCGGCAACCGCAGCCGGAACGGGAGATGCCTCGATCACGATCCATCAGGATGTCTGGGTGCGGAGCGCGATGTCCTCGCGTGCAGTGGCCTCCTATCAGAAGAATTCTGGTGATGCGGTTGTCACGATCGAAGCAGGTGCCTTTATCGATCAAGTCGGAGATTCGCTTGCCGTTTTGACGGAGAATATAGGTTCCGGCAACGCGGTCGTGAACATCAATGGCGGCACGATCCGCAATGAGGGAGGAGCCATCGTCCGGGCGGACAATCAAGGTATCGGCAACACGAGCATCACGCTTGCCTCAGGAAGAATTGTCGGAGCTGGCGCAAATAGCGTCGGTTTGGAAGCTCACGCCACGAGCGACGGCTCGACCGCGTCTGTGATCGTCACGAGCGGAACGATCGAAAATACTGCGGAGGCAATCGACGTTTACCATCGCGATGGCGACGGGACGGCTCTGGTTTCGATCGATGAAACCACAGGGGAAACGAAAATTGATGGGGAAATATATATCGATGCGACAGTAACCCAATTCAAACTTTTCGACGGCGACCTCTCCACAACGATTCCGGGAGGATTTGAAGGTGTCGTTATTCTCGACAGCGCCGTAGCCACAGCAGACTTGATGGGAGGAACGATTACAACATTCAAGGACTCTGCCTCCGCAGCAGTTTATCTCACCAATTCGGACTACAACGAAGACCCAGATATGTTGGAAGCAAACTTGATAGGAACCAAGATCAACATATCAGGTAACGGAGGTGCCGCTTTTTTTCTCGACGTTTTCGACAACGACAGGAATTCTCAAGTAAATATTTCCGGAGGCAGCATAAGGGATCAGGGAGCGACCTCCCGCACCCAAGCCGTCACATTTGAACCCGACGGGCTAAACGATACATTCGGATTTGATATGTCCGGGGGCCTCATTCAGCTGGATGCTCAGGATGCCGTCGGTGTCCTGGTAACAACCGGCGCGGGCACAAACTATGAATTCGATCTATCAGGCGGTGAGATATCGATAGACAAGGGCACGGTAATATTTATCGATGTGCCTATTGACAACCTCGACAGCCTGAACGGTGCGATATCCGTGTCCGTCGCGATCGGCGAAAAGATGACCGCTTCTGGTGGGAAAGCGCTGCTGGATAACTGGAACACGAGCGAGGACACGGTGATTGATTTCACCACCTCAGGCACTGTTGCCGGCGATATCTTTGGGGGAGCGGGCAAGATCAATTTCGCCTGGACCGGGGGCACCTTCAAAAATAATTTCTACGGCCAGAGGGGCGATGATACAGCCACACTGTCGGGGATTTACTTTGGAAGCACGCCAATCAACAATGTTTTTGATGGTGGCGAGGCCGACGATGGCCAGGATACCCAGGCCGACATCGATACAATCAGCTTTACCAAAGGCCTCACCGCGACACGTCTCAATGCTGAGAACATCTTGAACTGGGAGAAACTTTCCGTCGAAAACGCCGCGATCGGCTTCACTGGAAGTCAACTGGTCCTGGATGGCTATTCTTCCGGAAACAGCAACGACCTGGGCGATTTCACGATTGGAACATCGTCTGCTGTAACCCTTGAAACTTCGATTCAAATTTCGGCGAATATGACGATTTCCAACGCACTCTCGATTCTAGGGGACAGTGCTCCAGAAATTTCCGGTAATTTTCAAAACGACGGCTCAATCCGGATGAATGATGGTACCGCGCGCGGCAGCTTGAAAATCGGCGGAGATTATTCCGCTGGTTCCAGCCAGTCCCCTGGATATGGAACACTTTCCGTAAATGTTGATTTGGCGGGCGGTATGAGCGATCAGGTTATCATCCAGGGCACGATCAGCGGACGCACCAAGGTCGTGCTCAACAAAATCATGGATGCACCAATGCCTGAAGATGGCATACTGATTGTCAAGGCACCTGAGAATTCCCCGTCCTACGCGTTTTCAGGCAGCCTGATTTCCGGGGCGAACACCTACCATATTGGGTTTCGAAATACCTCGGGCAATGGCATGCCTTCCGGCTATTATCTTATGCCATAG
- a CDS encoding group II intron maturase-specific domain-containing protein, giving the protein MCRNFPDIPFERYADDAICHCRSERQAMALQEALEARFTDCGLTLHPEKTKIVYCKDESRRGPHPLYKFDFLGNTFRPGLVSKRAGGMGVAFSPAASSTALKAIRGTILRRWSLHLRSDKALDDLARMFNSHIRGWINYYGRFCPSPLQPTLWSIERYLARWASGKYKSLRGHKRRSRHWLLRIAQRQSRRFAHWPLLHGHGRTMGAG; this is encoded by the coding sequence ATGTGTCGGAATTTCCCGGACATTCCGTTTGAGCGCTATGCTGATGACGCGATCTGTCACTGTAGAAGTGAGAGGCAAGCGATGGCGCTTCAGGAAGCTTTGGAGGCTCGTTTTACTGACTGTGGGCTGACGCTTCATCCTGAGAAGACCAAAATCGTCTACTGCAAGGATGAAAGTCGACGAGGTCCTCACCCGCTCTACAAGTTCGACTTTCTCGGCAACACTTTCCGGCCGGGTCTGGTGAGCAAGAGGGCCGGGGGCATGGGTGTTGCATTCAGTCCTGCGGCCAGTTCGACGGCGCTCAAGGCAATACGGGGCACCATCCTCCGTAGATGGTCCTTGCACCTTCGCAGTGACAAGGCTCTCGATGATCTGGCACGGATGTTCAACTCACACATCCGCGGCTGGATCAATTACTATGGTCGGTTCTGTCCTTCTCCTCTCCAACCTACTCTCTGGAGCATCGAACGATACTTGGCTCGATGGGCTTCGGGAAAGTACAAGTCCTTGCGTGGGCACAAGCGCAGATCCCGGCATTGGCTTTTGCGCATCGCGCAACGCCAATCTCGACGGTTCGCACATTGGCCACTGCTTCATGGACACGGCCGAACAATGGGAGCCGGATGA
- a CDS encoding MarR family winged helix-turn-helix transcriptional regulator yields MDATLRPYDLGSTQWYVLWHLANSGPTVQRDLGRALELERATLSGIIATLVRKGLVQQTSDGEDQRQRLLTLTSSGEALWRDLPDLSFIHQAAFDGIAETDLATTIRVLRLATERLQTLSRRA; encoded by the coding sequence ATGGACGCGACACTGCGACCATACGATCTGGGTTCGACGCAGTGGTACGTTCTCTGGCATCTCGCAAATTCCGGTCCGACGGTGCAGCGCGATCTCGGGCGGGCGCTTGAGCTGGAACGGGCGACATTGAGCGGCATCATCGCCACGCTCGTTCGCAAAGGTCTGGTCCAGCAGACCTCGGATGGAGAAGACCAGCGCCAGCGTCTTCTGACACTCACGAGTTCGGGTGAGGCCCTGTGGCGCGATCTTCCGGACCTCTCGTTTATTCACCAGGCTGCTTTTGACGGCATTGCCGAGACGGATCTGGCCACGACGATCCGCGTCCTTCGTTTGGCGACCGAGCGGCTACAGACCCTCTCACGAAGGGCATGA
- a CDS encoding NIPSNAP family protein: MREFYELTTLAFPLLSASEVAKAARVWISMPDAAGTLLGCWRTEIGPLGRMLILRRFDDAGALRRERHRALSSANPFNAGGVVTALEMDSYSPFPFLPPARAAAHDAVYEFRTYKLKPGGLPPTLAGWEAAIAPARDYTAHLMINMYALDGSPRITHVWGVRQPRTARSVADRRLLRGNLAAEGRPGKHHRGDFGHCTA, translated from the coding sequence ATGCGCGAATTCTATGAACTCACGACACTGGCGTTTCCACTTCTCTCTGCCTCGGAGGTTGCGAAGGCTGCGCGGGTCTGGATCTCGATGCCCGATGCCGCCGGCACCCTCTTGGGTTGCTGGCGCACGGAGATTGGCCCACTCGGACGCATGCTGATCTTGCGCCGCTTCGATGATGCCGGCGCCCTGCGACGGGAGCGGCATCGCGCGCTATCGAGTGCCAATCCGTTCAACGCCGGCGGCGTGGTAACAGCGCTGGAGATGGACAGCTACAGCCCCTTTCCCTTCCTGCCGCCGGCGCGAGCCGCCGCCCATGATGCGGTCTACGAGTTCCGTACCTACAAGCTAAAGCCAGGCGGTCTTCCGCCGACGCTCGCCGGCTGGGAAGCCGCGATCGCGCCGGCCCGGGACTACACGGCACACCTGATGATCAACATGTATGCGCTCGATGGGTCGCCCCGGATCACCCACGTCTGGGGGGTTCGACAGCCTCGCACAGCGCGCAGCGTTGCGGACCGCCGCCTACTCCGCGGGAATCTGGCCGCCGAAGGGCGGCCCGGAAAACATCATCGAGGCGATTTCGGTCATTGCACTGCCTGA
- a CDS encoding ATP-binding cassette domain-containing protein has product MKPTIDPITRVRLQDEFRQILKKVSKTVVMVTHDLDEAIKMGDRIAIMRDGKLLQYDTPAEILARPANDFVRDCLGQDRHIKRLSLIEVHTVMSPPSVAGCGTEIGRDESLHTALALILGADLPGVDVVDAAGQRIGYLARDTVFAAQA; this is encoded by the coding sequence ATGAAGCCGACGATCGACCCGATCACCCGCGTTCGCCTGCAGGATGAGTTCCGCCAGATCCTGAAGAAGGTCAGCAAGACCGTGGTCATGGTCACGCATGATCTCGACGAGGCGATCAAGATGGGGGACCGGATCGCGATTATGCGCGACGGCAAGCTTTTGCAATACGATACGCCAGCCGAAATTCTGGCCCGGCCCGCCAATGATTTCGTCCGCGACTGCCTCGGCCAGGACCGCCACATCAAGCGCCTCAGCCTGATCGAGGTCCATACCGTGATGTCGCCGCCGTCGGTTGCCGGCTGCGGCACGGAAATCGGCCGCGATGAAAGCCTGCACACCGCGCTCGCCCTGATCCTCGGCGCGGACCTGCCGGGCGTCGATGTCGTCGACGCAGCCGGCCAGCGCATCGGCTATCTTGCCCGCGACACGGTGTTCGCCGCGCAGGCATAG
- a CDS encoding DUF4150 domain-containing protein — MSIPRELSRDTGEGILVSTSPDVCLTPVGGTRVPIPYTIVAKQADDANTCPTVRATGKRVHTMGSIITSCSGDEPGTAKGIKSGTVGDVCHPKEHSATVRAGGKPVIRHDDVWYMNNRNTVGKLAYVKDTSIAPPTPPVAAMQTTPVVSVASAATLAAPAVGAAGEAAAGAAARWLAASAIGALDAAAMIAGAGFAAAVGTFFYPKTMGDETPFEFGNMAAAGAIPGETAGTAEIEWKDGHAATWPHSRRYGHPVCRQPSGAPGRP; from the coding sequence ATGAGCATCCCGCGCGAACTCTCCCGCGATACCGGCGAAGGCATTCTGGTCTCGACTTCGCCGGATGTGTGCCTGACGCCGGTGGGCGGCACCAGGGTGCCGATCCCCTATACGATCGTCGCGAAACAGGCCGATGACGCCAATACCTGCCCGACCGTGCGCGCCACCGGAAAGCGCGTCCACACCATGGGCTCGATTATCACATCCTGCTCGGGCGACGAACCCGGCACGGCCAAGGGGATCAAATCCGGCACGGTGGGCGATGTCTGCCATCCGAAGGAACATTCGGCCACAGTGCGCGCAGGCGGCAAACCGGTCATCCGCCACGATGACGTCTGGTATATGAACAACCGCAATACTGTCGGCAAGCTCGCCTATGTCAAGGACACATCCATCGCTCCGCCGACCCCACCGGTTGCGGCCATGCAGACGACGCCGGTGGTTTCCGTGGCGTCAGCGGCCACTCTGGCCGCACCGGCTGTTGGTGCTGCGGGCGAAGCAGCGGCTGGCGCAGCGGCGCGGTGGCTGGCCGCATCGGCCATCGGCGCGCTGGATGCGGCGGCGATGATCGCGGGGGCCGGTTTCGCCGCTGCCGTGGGCACGTTTTTCTATCCGAAGACAATGGGCGACGAAACGCCGTTCGAATTCGGAAACATGGCGGCGGCGGGCGCGATACCGGGCGAGACCGCCGGCACGGCGGAAATCGAATGGAAGGACGGTCACGCAGCCACTTGGCCGCACTCTCGACGCTACGGTCATCCAGTATGTCGACAACCGAGCGGTGCTCCAGGTCGACCATGA
- a CDS encoding bestrophin-like domain: protein MEFYREKVISDEWGANGNLHPAASVEQALQKIRVIIMDIAEGDAPAPIINQTVSIFNDLQETRDVRLAIASTTVNQYKWYMLLTLTILTSITIAVTHADRTRAGSIAIFLYVLAATTSLWLLTVHASPYAGIETIEPSGLYLNLT from the coding sequence ATGGAGTTCTATCGCGAAAAGGTAATCTCGGACGAATGGGGAGCCAACGGAAACCTTCATCCGGCGGCTTCGGTCGAGCAGGCTCTTCAGAAAATACGTGTCATCATCATGGATATCGCTGAGGGCGATGCACCTGCTCCGATCATCAATCAGACCGTTTCCATTTTCAATGACCTGCAGGAAACACGCGATGTGCGCCTCGCCATCGCCAGCACGACCGTCAATCAGTATAAATGGTATATGCTGCTGACGCTGACGATCTTGACATCGATCACGATCGCGGTGACCCACGCAGACAGAACACGCGCGGGGAGTATAGCGATATTCCTTTATGTACTTGCAGCAACAACAAGCCTCTGGCTGCTGACGGTTCACGCAAGCCCCTATGCCGGTATCGAGACGATAGAGCCAAGCGGGCTGTATCTGAATTTAACCTGA
- a CDS encoding KpsF/GutQ family sugar-phosphate isomerase: protein MVDANDNGLGETARSGLRTLDFERKGLEALSAALGNGLAEPFEKAVALLQQTAGHVIVSGVGKSGHVGTKIAATFASTGTPAFFVHPAEANHGDMGMISQKDAVLALSWSGESSELTALVAYTRRFAIPLIALTSGRQSSLALAADIVLDLPKAEEACPHGLAPTTSTTMQLALGDALAIALLEARGFSAVDFKIYHPGGKLGALLSHVADIMHVGEDVPLVPAGTPLPEAIMVLSRRRFGCVGVLTDEGRLAGIITDGDLARNLARDMSRLVVEDVMTSAPKTVGKTMLVSAAMALLQKHNISALMVVDQDNRPLGIVHFHDFLRIGAA from the coding sequence ATGGTTGATGCGAATGACAATGGTTTGGGGGAGACGGCCCGCTCGGGACTGAGGACGCTCGATTTCGAGCGCAAGGGTCTCGAGGCGCTGTCGGCGGCGCTCGGCAACGGGCTCGCGGAGCCGTTTGAAAAGGCCGTGGCGTTGCTGCAGCAGACGGCGGGGCATGTGATTGTCTCGGGCGTCGGCAAGAGCGGCCATGTCGGCACCAAGATCGCGGCAACCTTTGCCTCCACCGGCACGCCCGCCTTTTTCGTCCATCCCGCCGAGGCCAATCACGGCGATATGGGAATGATTTCCCAGAAGGATGCCGTGCTGGCGCTGTCCTGGAGCGGGGAGAGCAGCGAGTTGACGGCCCTTGTCGCCTATACGCGGCGTTTTGCTATTCCGTTGATCGCGCTCACCTCGGGCCGCCAATCCTCGCTGGCGCTGGCGGCGGATATCGTGCTCGATCTGCCGAAGGCGGAGGAGGCCTGTCCGCACGGGCTGGCACCCACGACCTCGACCACGATGCAGCTTGCGCTGGGCGATGCGCTCGCGATCGCGCTTCTGGAGGCGCGCGGCTTTTCCGCGGTCGATTTCAAGATCTATCATCCGGGCGGCAAGCTCGGCGCCCTGCTCTCCCATGTCGCCGATATCATGCATGTCGGCGAGGACGTGCCGCTGGTGCCGGCCGGTACGCCGCTGCCGGAGGCGATCATGGTGCTTTCCCGGCGTCGTTTCGGCTGTGTCGGCGTGTTGACGGACGAGGGCCGGCTGGCCGGCATCATCACCGACGGCGATCTCGCCCGCAATCTTGCCCGTGACATGAGCCGGCTCGTCGTGGAAGACGTGATGACCTCGGCGCCGAAGACGGTGGGCAAGACCATGCTGGTCTCCGCCGCGATGGCGCTGTTGCAGAAGCACAATATTTCGGCGCTGATGGTGGTCGATCAGGACAATCGCCCCCTGGGGATCGTCCACTTCCACGATTTCCTGCGGATCGGCGCTGCCTGA
- a CDS encoding NAD-dependent epimerase/dehydratase family protein: MTILITGATGLVGERLVPRLVEAGLDCRLLLRTGKTCPPGATAVTGDILDPSTLSEAVRGVSAIVHLAAVFRSPDTDLIWRSNLEGTRNLIAAVQADAPDARFIMASTSNVYNRNSTQPGQETDSVEPEQAYPASKVAAEKLLRESGLNWSILRFPFVYGDGDGHLEMLPKHLVASGFHPANRMSTIHHRDIATATRLALAGAFDGRIVNISDEAPTTVYELVGLVGHQMEPSAEAMQNPWYLHVDASLARSLGFRPTVRTVHQAAEQGMM, from the coding sequence ATGACAATCCTGATAACTGGAGCGACAGGTCTTGTCGGCGAGCGGCTTGTTCCGCGGTTGGTGGAAGCAGGCCTTGATTGCCGGCTGCTGCTGCGGACAGGGAAAACCTGCCCCCCGGGCGCAACGGCCGTGACTGGCGATATTCTCGACCCTTCGACGCTGTCGGAAGCTGTTCGGGGTGTTTCGGCGATTGTGCACCTGGCCGCCGTCTTTCGCAGCCCGGATACGGATTTGATCTGGAGGAGTAACCTGGAGGGCACCCGCAATCTGATCGCCGCCGTGCAAGCTGATGCACCTGACGCTCGCTTCATCATGGCGAGCACGTCGAATGTCTATAACAGGAACTCCACCCAGCCCGGCCAGGAGACGGATAGCGTCGAGCCGGAACAAGCCTACCCCGCCAGCAAGGTCGCAGCCGAAAAACTGCTGCGCGAGAGTGGCTTGAACTGGTCGATCTTGCGGTTCCCGTTCGTTTATGGCGACGGGGACGGCCACCTGGAGATGCTGCCAAAGCATCTGGTCGCCTCCGGCTTCCATCCCGCCAATCGGATGAGCACGATACATCATCGCGATATTGCGACGGCGACGAGATTGGCGCTGGCAGGCGCCTTCGATGGCCGGATCGTTAACATATCCGATGAAGCGCCGACGACGGTGTATGAACTGGTAGGACTTGTGGGCCACCAAATGGAACCGTCGGCAGAGGCAATGCAAAATCCCTGGTATCTCCATGTCGATGCATCGCTAGCGCGGAGCCTTGGTTTCCGGCCGACCGTGAGGACGGTTCATCAGGCCGCAGAGCAAGGAATGATGTGA
- a CDS encoding YciI family protein, with the protein MPQPAHLRMRRSHRCRWPRIRSGFLIFTVPDRAKVEALVAADPFAVAGLIENVTITEWDPLFGAFAAEPSGHLPGLPAPLPMEV; encoded by the coding sequence TTGCCGCAGCCAGCGCACTTGCGAATGCGCCGATCGCATCGATGCCGGTGGCCGAGGATCCGATCCGGCTTTCTGATTTTCACCGTTCCCGATCGCGCCAAAGTCGAGGCGCTCGTGGCAGCGGATCCGTTCGCCGTCGCGGGTCTCATCGAGAACGTGACGATCACCGAATGGGACCCGCTCTTCGGTGCTTTCGCGGCGGAGCCCTCCGGGCATCTGCCCGGGCTACCAGCGCCTTTGCCGATGGAGGTCTGA
- a CDS encoding disulfide bond formation protein B, translated as MTARSFSRIPISLTLSTLAMAVTVGAALGFEHLGSYIPCHLCLLERNPYYIGVPVGIVGLLAWRFRLPRLIARLALVVIAGLMVWGMGMGVYHAGVEWHWWAGPSDCSGSLAGVTTDAMDLLGDLNRVTGPKCDEAALRVLGLSFAGWNVVASLVIAAIALWGARGK; from the coding sequence ATGACCGCGCGTTCTTTCTCCCGCATCCCGATCAGCCTGACGCTGTCAACGCTCGCCATGGCCGTCACGGTCGGGGCGGCGCTCGGCTTCGAGCATCTCGGCAGCTATATCCCCTGCCACCTCTGCCTTCTCGAGCGTAACCCTTATTATATCGGCGTACCGGTCGGCATTGTCGGCCTGCTCGCGTGGCGCTTCCGCCTGCCGCGCCTGATCGCACGGCTGGCGCTCGTCGTCATCGCCGGGCTGATGGTCTGGGGCATGGGGATGGGCGTCTATCACGCAGGCGTCGAATGGCACTGGTGGGCGGGGCCGTCCGATTGCTCCGGCTCGCTTGCCGGCGTGACCACCGATGCGATGGACCTGCTCGGCGATCTCAACCGCGTGACCGGCCCGAAATGCGACGAGGCGGCGCTGCGCGTGCTCGGCCTTTCCTTCGCCGGCTGGAACGTGGTAGCAAGTCTGGTAATCGCGGCGATCGCGCTCTGGGGCGCGCGCGGGAAATAG